One Bradyrhizobium sp. ISRA464 genomic window carries:
- a CDS encoding ABC transporter substrate-binding protein, which produces MPMPIRHRVATALLGLAVAAATGNAALAQKKYDTGASDTEIKIGNIVPYSGPASAYGVVGKAMAAVFKKVNDEGGINGRKINFISYDDAYSPPKAVEQARKLVESDEVLLLFGTLGTASNTAIQKYLNAKKVPQLFVATGATKWNAPKTFPWTMGWLPSYQSESLIYAKYLLKEKPTAKVAVLYQNDDMGNDYLKGLKDGFASDHSRIVAEESYEVAEPTIDSHVVRLKSYNPDVVIFFTTPKFGAQAIKKLGEMNWKPVTIVSNVSASTATVMRPAGLENAQGVISAAYAKDASDPQWKDDAGMKAFDELLAKYMPDTNRVESSAMTGYNMATTMVEVLRRCGDDLTRANVMAQAASLKQFAQGGLLPGVTLTTGPNDFQPIEQLQLMQFKGERWQLFGDVISGEISGN; this is translated from the coding sequence ATGCCGATGCCGATCCGACACCGTGTCGCAACCGCCCTTCTCGGCCTTGCCGTCGCCGCCGCGACCGGCAACGCCGCGCTGGCGCAGAAGAAGTACGATACGGGTGCGAGCGACACCGAGATCAAGATCGGCAACATCGTGCCCTATAGCGGCCCGGCCTCGGCCTATGGTGTGGTCGGCAAGGCGATGGCCGCCGTGTTCAAGAAGGTGAACGACGAAGGCGGCATCAACGGACGCAAGATCAACTTCATCTCCTACGATGATGCCTATTCGCCGCCGAAGGCGGTCGAACAGGCCCGCAAGCTCGTCGAGAGCGACGAGGTGCTGCTCCTGTTCGGCACGCTCGGCACCGCCTCCAACACCGCGATCCAGAAATACCTCAACGCCAAGAAGGTGCCGCAGCTGTTCGTCGCGACCGGTGCGACCAAGTGGAACGCCCCGAAGACCTTCCCCTGGACCATGGGCTGGCTGCCCAGCTACCAGAGCGAGTCGCTGATCTACGCGAAATACCTGCTCAAGGAGAAACCGACCGCCAAGGTCGCCGTGCTCTACCAGAACGACGACATGGGCAATGACTATCTCAAGGGTCTGAAGGACGGTTTCGCCAGCGATCATTCGCGCATCGTCGCCGAGGAGAGCTACGAGGTCGCCGAACCCACCATCGACTCCCACGTGGTGCGGCTCAAATCGTACAATCCCGACGTCGTCATCTTCTTCACCACGCCGAAGTTCGGCGCGCAGGCGATCAAGAAGCTCGGCGAGATGAACTGGAAGCCGGTCACCATCGTCTCCAACGTCTCGGCCTCGACAGCGACGGTGATGCGGCCGGCGGGGCTCGAGAATGCGCAGGGCGTGATCTCGGCGGCCTACGCCAAGGATGCCAGCGATCCGCAGTGGAAGGACGATGCCGGCATGAAGGCCTTCGACGAACTGCTCGCCAAGTACATGCCCGACACCAACCGCGTCGAATCCTCGGCGATGACCGGCTACAACATGGCGACCACCATGGTTGAGGTGCTGCGCCGCTGCGGCGACGATCTCACCCGCGCCAATGTGATGGCGCAGGCCGCAAGCCTGAAGCAGTTCGCGCAAGGCGGTCTGCTGCCGGGCGTGACGCTGACCACCGGGCCTAACGACTTCCAGCCGATCGAGCAGCTGCAGCTGATGCAGTTCAAGGGCGAGCGCTGGCAGTTGTTCGGCGACGTCATCAGCGGCGAGATCTCCGGCAACTAA
- a CDS encoding ABC transporter substrate-binding protein yields MSATRRLAVLAAAFALVATSGGAALAQKKYDTGASDTEIKIGNIMPYSGPASAYGIIGRTEAAYFKKINDAGGINGRKINFISYDDAYSPPKAVEQARKLVESDEVLLIFNSLGTPSNSAIQKYMNSKKVPQLFVATGATKWNDPKDFPWTMGWQPNYQSETQIYAKYILKNLPNAKIAVLYQNDDYGKDYLKGLKDGLGQKAASMIIAEESFETSEPTIDSHIVKLKASGADVFIDIATPKFAAQAIKKVAELGWKPTHFLNNVSASVGSVIKPAGYANAQDIISAAYLKDASDKQWDNDSGMKEFYVFMAKDFPEGDKLDGGTVTGYGVAQTLVQVLKQCGDNLTRENVMKQAASLKDFRTEVLLPGIKINTGPNDFAPISQLQLMKFKGEKWELFGDVISADVGG; encoded by the coding sequence ATGTCCGCTACTCGACGCTTGGCGGTCCTTGCGGCCGCATTCGCGCTCGTCGCCACATCAGGTGGTGCGGCGCTTGCCCAGAAGAAATACGACACCGGGGCCAGCGACACCGAGATCAAGATCGGCAACATCATGCCCTACAGCGGCCCCGCATCCGCCTACGGCATTATCGGCCGCACCGAGGCCGCCTACTTCAAGAAGATCAATGACGCCGGCGGCATCAACGGCCGCAAGATCAATTTCATCTCCTATGACGACGCCTATTCGCCACCAAAGGCCGTGGAGCAGGCCCGCAAGCTCGTTGAGAGCGACGAGGTGCTGCTGATCTTCAACTCGCTCGGCACGCCGTCGAACTCGGCGATCCAGAAATACATGAACTCCAAGAAAGTGCCGCAGCTGTTCGTCGCGACCGGCGCCACCAAGTGGAACGATCCGAAGGATTTCCCCTGGACCATGGGCTGGCAGCCCAACTACCAGAGCGAGACCCAGATCTACGCGAAATACATCCTGAAGAATCTGCCGAATGCCAAGATCGCCGTGCTGTATCAGAATGACGATTACGGCAAGGACTATCTGAAGGGCTTGAAGGACGGGCTCGGCCAGAAGGCCGCGAGCATGATCATCGCCGAGGAGAGCTTCGAGACCTCCGAGCCGACCATCGACAGCCACATCGTCAAGCTGAAGGCGAGCGGCGCCGACGTCTTCATCGACATCGCAACGCCGAAATTCGCGGCGCAGGCGATCAAGAAGGTCGCAGAGCTTGGCTGGAAGCCGACCCATTTCCTCAACAACGTATCGGCCTCCGTCGGCAGCGTGATCAAGCCCGCCGGCTACGCGAATGCGCAGGACATCATCTCGGCGGCCTATCTGAAGGACGCCTCCGACAAACAGTGGGACAATGATTCCGGCATGAAGGAATTCTACGTCTTCATGGCCAAGGACTTCCCCGAAGGCGACAAGCTCGATGGCGGCACCGTGACCGGCTACGGCGTGGCCCAGACCCTGGTCCAGGTGCTCAAGCAGTGCGGCGACAATCTCACCCGCGAGAACGTCATGAAGCAGGCCGCGAGCCTCAAGGACTTCCGCACCGAGGTGCTGCTGCCCGGTATCAAGATCAACACCGGCCCGAACGACTTCGCCCCGATCAGCCAGCTCCAGCTGATGAAGTTCAAGGGCGAGAAATGGGAACTGTTCGGCGACGTGATCAGCGCCGATGTCGGCGGCTGA